The genomic interval TCGAACGCCTTGCGCAGCGCGCGATTCGCGAACGGGAGGGTGACCAGACCGCGCGGGCCACGGCCCATGCGGTCCATGAGATTGCTCCAGCCGAGGGCGTTGCGCAGCGCGAACGCTCCGTTGTCCCAGGTGATTTCGCCGAAATCGGGCATCGTGATCTGCAGGATCAGCGCCTCGGGCGCGTTGGCGGGGTCCGCGCGGCACATCGTTCCGGCGACGGCCCACTGCGTGTAGCCCATGTAGCTCTCGCCGAAGGTAGCCAGCCGCCCGGTGAACCAGGACTGACGGCGGACCCAGCGCAGGGTGGCGATGCCGTCGCGCTGCTCGTCGAGCTGCGGGATGAATCTGCCGCCCGAACCCCAGGTGCCGCGGCAACTCTGGAAGAACACCGTGAAACCGTCGTAGGCGAGGGCGCGGGCGGTCCCGCCGATAATGCCGCGGCGGCCGTACGGACCGCGGATGACGACGGTCGGCAGCGTGCCGTCGGCGCCGACGGGGCGGTAGAGATCGCCGAGCAGCTCCACACCGTCGTCCATGGGTGCGCGCAGGTCCCGGTCGACGGTCACGGGATACGGCCCGAGTGCGGTGCTCCCGCGAGTGCGGGCGTCGAGCGCGCGGGTCAGCCGCTGCCGCAGTGTGGTCATCGCGCCTCCTCGCGGGACTGGGCCAGGTGCTTGCCCCCGGACCGCCGCCGGGCGTCGAGAATGTCGCGCAGCTGCTCGAGCACGGGCAGGGCGGCGGCGAGCCGGGCGCGCTCGGCGGGGGCGAGTTCGGTTGCGGCCGAGTCCAACAGCGTCGCGCTGGCGGCGTCGAACCGTTCGAACAGGGCGAGCGCGCGCTCCGTCGCGGCGACCTCGACGCGGCGCTGGTCGTGCGCGCTGGAGCGGCGGGTCACCAGGTCGCGGTCGGCCATGACGGTGAGCAGGTTGCTGACGGTGGAGCGGCCGAGGCCGAGCAGTTCGGCGAGTTCGCCGGGGGAGCGGACCACGCCGCGCGGCAGCGCGCGCACGATCTCGATCTGCGCGTCCGGAATGTCGGGCAGGTGCGCGACCGCGCGGGTGGTCGACAGCAGGATCCGGCGCAGCGGCGAGATGACGGCGGCGAGCCGCGCCGGATCGAATTCGGTCGTCTCGGCCATGCGAGATAGTTTTGTCACAAACATACCTCGTGGTCAAGGCCCGGCATGGGCCGGACGGGATCGTGACCATCCGGTGATCGGCGGCGGCACCGAGTTCGCTTGTCCCCCAGTATGGTTTGGGGTGGGCATCGGCGCCCGAATTCTTGCTGACCCTCGGGGAGCGAGGGGGCGACCGCACCACGTGTGGTGAGCCCGCGATCGCGCAATGGGTTGGAAAGGTCGGGAAGAATGCTTCGATACACCTTGGTCAAGGCGAGTTGTGTGGTGTCGGTCGTGGCCGCGCCGTTGGTCGGGGCGGCCGTGTTCGCCGGCGGCGCCGCCGCCGACACCGGCCGGGCCGCCGGTCCCGTCGCCGGGATTCCGCTGCAGAGCGAGGATGTCGCGACCAATCCCGACGCCATGATCCCCGATCCGGTGCTGAACGGCGCCTCCGCGGGCGGCTCCATCGGTTCGGCCGTCGGATCGGCGGTCGGCCTGGCGACCGGCTCGGTGACCGGGTCCGCCGGGTCCCTCATCGGCACTGTCATCGGTGCCCTGGTCGGCGCGACGAACCCGGGCGTTGTTCCACAAGTGCTGCCCTGAACCCGATTACCCTGACGCCGATTACAGGGCGGTATCCCCGCAGAGGTGCACCTCGACGCCCAGCCGGTCGAACATCGCCGCCTTCGCCAGCAGGGCGTCGTCGGCGGTGGCGGCGTCCGGGGCGTAGGCGATCTGGACGTGATTGGCCTTGTGGCGGGCCATGAACTGATCACGGGTGATGCCGTGCAGGACGACGTGGGCGATGGGCCATTCCGGGTTCGTCGCGGCACGGCGGCGCGCGGTCTCCTCGGCGGGCAGCGAGACCACGGTCGCCCGCCCGATATCCAGATGTAGTGCGGCACCGGCGATATAGAGCCGCGACCACACGATCTCACCGGGCTTCGACACCCCGGACAGCGTGCCGCCACCGGCGGGGAAGAACACCGGGCCCTGGCGCAGGCTGGTCGCCCCCGCGTACCCGCCGTCGAGGTGCGAGGCGGGCACCGAGCCGGAGATCTCGTACACCCACACGAATTGCTCGCGGCCGTCCACGATGTAGGTGTCGCCCCAGCGTACGTCGTGCAGGGTCGTCGCCGGGTCCAGGTTCATCGCCGTCCAGATCCGGTTGGTGACCAGCGCGTCGACCGCGACGCCCTCGTCGGCCTCGTTGAAATGCGGCAGCGGCGCACCGGCGTACAGTTCGCGGCTGCCGTCGCGGCTGCGCACCGGCGGGCGCACGACATTGTTGAGCAGGCCCTCGGCGAGATCGGAGGCCGGGGTGAGGTCCTTGAGGCCCTGCTGGTACTGGATTCCTATTGCGGCACAGCCGAAGTCGTCGGCGATGCGCAGCGCGGCGATGTACATCTTCAGCTGCTCGTGCACCTGGTGTTCGGTCAGTTCGGTGGCCTCGTCGGCGCCGAACTCGAAGCGCAGGCCCGCGTCGTCGAGCCAGCGGCGCACGGCCGCGGCCTCGGCGTCGGGCACCCGCAGCATCTCGGCGTACAGCGCGCTCTGCGACAACCGTTCCTTGTACACACCCAGCGGATTGAGCAGTTCGTCGTCGATGATCGCGTTGTACATGCCCATGCAGCCCTCGTCGAACACGCCGATGACGGCCTGCTCGGTGCGCAACTGATCCGCCAGCGCCACACCGAGATCGCGGGCGGGGCCGGCGGGCAGGGGCGGCAGCGGGCGCACGTGCGAGTCGTCGTGGGTGATCGTGCCCGTCTCGACCCAGCTCCGGATGCCGCCGAGGAAGAACTCGTCGGTGAACTCCGCGGACCAGAGCGTCGAGTACGCCCGCCCCATCTTCGTCAGCCCGGCATTGAGACCGAGCAGACCCACCAGGCCGGGCCAGGTGCCGTCGAAGTTCGCGACGGTGAGGACGGGGCCGCGGTGCGCTCGCAACCCGGCCAGCACGTGATGGCTGTACTGCCACACCGCCTCCGCCACGACGACGGGCGCGTCTTTGGGCACCGAACGGAACACCTCGATGCCGTAGCTCTGACTGTCGATGAACCCGTGTCCCTTCACCGCATCCACCTCGTGCGCGCGCACCAGCGTCCACCCGAGCCCGGTGAACGCGTCGTGCAGCGACTTCTCCAGCAGCTGCTGGGTCGGCCAGCCCGCGAGGTTGGCGGAGGGACGCAGGTCACCGCTCGCCACGAGATACGCCGTCTGTGGGGGCGCGACGGGTTCGGCGGCGAGGGTCGGGATTCGGTACTCGGTCATGTCGGCTCCAGTACGTCGTCGGGCAGCGGTGCGGCGGGACGAGTTTCAGGATGAGGCATGCGAGCGCCGACGCGGCCCGTTTCGGGTCGGTGGCATCGGTGCGCCCATCCCGCACCGGGGTGGCGGGATGGGCGTCCGATCGCGATGGCGCTACAGCTCTATCGTGCCGCCGCCCAGGGGTGGCATCGGGGTGCGCCACAGGGTGCCGATGAACTCCAGCATCCGATTGCGCACGTCGTTGCCGTACGACGGATTGTTACCGGCGATCGCGACGGCCACGAAATACGCCGAGCCCCGGGCGGTTCCGCGCAGCACGGCCGGACTGCTCGACATGGGCAGGTAGTGCTTGCCGGGGATGTTGTTGTGGCCCCGGATGGCGACTGCCTGGATGGTGACGGACTTGAACAGCTCGTTCCAGTCGGCGTTGGTGGACGCGGTGGCGAAATCGTCGTCGGTGGTGAGATCGACTCCCTGTGCGGCGAGGGTGGTCGCCAGCGACTGCCACCGCTGCTTGACCGTGGTGATGTGGCTGTCGTCGCCGGTGTAGGCCCGCACGAACTGCACGATCGGCAGATAGGCCACCCGGCCGGTGGACTGGATCGCGCCACGTCCGCGGAACTTGTAGAAGTCGGCCTCCTGCAGGAACGCGGTCGCCGCGCCCTCCGGGTCGGTCGGCACCCCGGCCGGCCAGGTGGTGCCCTTCCATTCGTTGCGATCGCGCACGGCCTGCGCGGTCGGCGCGAGGGTGCCGAACGCGGCCAGATAGATCGGGTCGTGGAAGCAGGTGAAGGCGGTGTGGTTGCCGCTCAGCGTGTTGTATGAGCCCTTGGTGAACGGGTTCTCACCGGGCCGCTGGATGACGAACGAGTCGAACGCGTACGACAGGCCCGGATGGCCGTAGCCGCCCACGCCCTCCGCGCCGCGGAATTCCAGCCGCCCGCCGGTTTCGTGCAGGAATTTCGCCATCAGCGTGGCGAATTCGGGCAGCGAGATGCCGGGCAGGCCCGCGCCGCGATCGGTGCCCAGGATCGGCGGGAAGGCGTTCCAGGTCTCGGCGAACCGGATCAGGGTGTCGGTGTCCATGGACATCGACAGCGGGCCCCAGCTGCCGCGCCCGGCCAGCGTCGCGCTGAACCAGCCCGCGAAGGTCTTGCCGGTGACGTCGAGGAAGTAGTTGTCGACGTCGGTGGCGTTGAAGAACTCCACGGCGGCGGCCTGCGACAGCTGGGCGTCGGTGGCCGGGGTGACCGCCACCGTTGTTCCGCCGGGCCGCTGCGTGCCGACCCGGACGAACTCGGGATCGTAGGCGCCCTGCAGGGCCTTGGTGTAGGCCGACTTCGCGTCCTCCGGCGAGATCAGGTTCTTGGCCTGCGCGTTGCCCAGCACATGCTGCAGGTCCTGCAGATCCTGGTTGGTGGTGGACGAGCGATCGCTGGGCGAGGTGCGGCCCGAACCCAGCCCGGTGGCCGGGGTGGACGCTCCGGTACCGCCGCTCGGGCTCGCCGAGCCGCCGTACTTGGCTTGGATCTCGCGGGCCTTGGTGGCGGCCTCGGCGATCGAAATGGTGTTGTCCGACAGCTTCTTCAGCAGATCGGCGACCTCGGCGCGGCCGGACATGTCGCGGAAGATGTTCGGCGTGCCGAGCAACTGCAGCGCGGCGGCCAGGCCCGCGGGATCGGGTGCGGCACTGGGTGATACGACATTGACCAGCGATTGCGGGAACGCCGTCGGCGTCGGGGTGGTCGGGGTCGGATTCGGGGTGGTCGGGGTGGTGGGCGCGATCTCCGGCGCCTGAATCGGGATGGGATGCTCCTCCCACTTCCAGAACCGGGTGTTGTCGATCTCCTCGGCGACATTGCAGTGGCCCAGCTTGCCCTCGGCGAACACGCCGCGGGTGGGCATGGTGATCAGCCGCTCGGTCTGCGCCTCCGGCGGCGGATCGCCCGCTGCCACACCGGCTCCCGTGAGCGGGTACGCGACGTGATTGCCGAACACCTCGAGCGGGGTCGGCATCGCGACATCGGCCAGCACCTTGCCGTCGGCCCACGCCATCGTCTCGAAGGCGACGCTGATGTCGGCGGTCCGGGTGGCCAGCATGATCGCCCGGTTGTAGTACGCCTTGTTGCTGTTGACATGGTCGATCAGGCGCTGCGCGGCCTGGTACTCCTCGGGCGCGAGCGATTTCGCGGGCGACCAGGTCGGCGGGAGATCGGCCGGGCGCGGACCCGGCTTGCGGATGAAGGTGACGGTGTTCGAGGCGCCGTTCAGCGGGAAGTAGTAGTCGACGTCGGTGTCGTCGAGCAGGGCCACCGCGCCTCCGGCATGGAAGCCGCGGATGGCCAGGCGGTCCATCCGCCACTCGTCGTCGTCGTGCAGGACGAATTCGAAGCCGACCAGGTCACGCCAGGCGACCGGGCCGACCGGCGCCTTCGGCTTGGCGATGAACCAGCCCATCGCCGTATCGTTGAAACGCTCACCCACGTCGGCGTTCTCGGTCTCGGCGCCCTTCTCCCATTCCACCAGCAGCGGACGGGTGATGGTCGAGTTCCCGTCCACCACAATGAGATTGATCATGACCAGCTCGTCGGTCTTGTCGCGCAGGCCCTCTGCGGTCTTGATGCCGAACTCGAACAGCGCGAAGCGGAGGTCGCCCTCCCAGAACTGTGGGGTCGGCTTGTCCAGGGCACTGGCCGGGATGCCGTGCAGCGCTTGATTCTTGGCGACCTGGTCCTGTTCGGCCAGGGCCGCGAAGCCGGGGGCGAGGGCCGGGTCGAGCAGGACCGGCTCCAGTACCGCGCGGTGGCGCAGCAGTTCGGTCACATCGAACGTGGTGATCGGCCGCGGGTACTGCACCAGCACCGCGGGGCGGCGGCGGATGAACTGCACCGTGACCCGGTAGTGCCGCAGCACCTCGTAGTACAGGATGGTCAGCGTGTGCGCGTGGTTGTAGTTGGAGAAGGTGCGGGTCTGGATGGCCTCCTTCTCCTCCTGCCGCGCCTGGATGACGACGGTCGAATTCAGCTCGCGCGCGGCGGAACTCGCCTGACTGAAGCTGTCGCTGAGTACCTGTACGTTCTCCGCGGTGAGATCGCGGCTGCCGTCGCTGGTCGCGGTGGACCCGCCCATGCTCCAGGCGTTGCCGACCGCGGCCCCGAGTCCGACCACGCCGACGTTGCCGCTGCCGCTGCCGCCCGCGGAGGACGCCACGCCGCCCATGAAGGTGGAGCCGTGCTGCATCTCGCGCAGCCCCGCCTGCACGGTTTCGGTGATGGTGCGGTCGCGGTGGGTCTGATGCAGGATCTCCTCGGTGAGCTTGGTGTTCTCCTCGCGCTTGACCAGGCTGTCCCAGGACCAGTCGAGCACTGCCAGCTTCACCGACTCGCCCGGTGCCAGCGGCAGGCTGTAGAGGACCTCGCCGAGCGAATGCCCCAGCGCGCTCCAGGTGACCTTGTACTCGTCGATGTAGGCGGGCCGGTACGGCGTGGGGATCGGGGGCCCGGGCGGGTTGTCGCTGAGCCGGACGACCTGCCGGGTGACGAATTCGTGCAGGGAAAGTGTTGCCGGATAGAGGTTCTCGCAACCGTCCTCGCCGACCAGCTGCGTCGGATTGGTGGCGAACGACGACGGCGACAGCTGCCAGTCGGTGAGGCTGGGGTTCTGCATCGAGGCCATACCCGCCTCGTAGTGCGGCGGGTGTACATCCGGTCGCGGCACGACGAGCCGCCCGACCACCGCGCCGTCGGTGAAGCGGGCCTGCGCCAGCACATCGGTCCAGGAGGCGGCGCCGTAGGGCAGGGCGCGGATGGTGATGCGCTCCGGCGAGCCGCCGTCGCCCTCGTCGCCGTCCTCGGCCGCGCGGCGGACCGCCTGTCCGAACCGGCGCACCGCGACCTCGGTGTCGAGCCGGTGGCTCACGGGCGTGGGCACGCGGGTCAGGTCGTAGGAGATATAGCCGACGTGATCGGTCCAGAGCACGCCGAGCGGCGCGGCCCACTTCACCGATCGCTCGCAGTCCGCCGGGGTGTCGTCACCGCCGTCTCGTTCCCCGTTCTGCTCGCAGCCGGGGTCGTAGTGGACGACCACCTCGGCGAAGACCGGGTGCCGGACGATCGGTCCGCCGGTGTCCTTGTCGATCAGATAGAGGCCGAGGTGGGTGAAGGAGTCGATGGCGTCCATGGTCGGTGTCCGTTCGCGTGGCGATGGGATTTCGAACGGTAGCCGCCTGCTATATCCGCACGCCCGCGTAGTGCGCTACCCGAAACTCGGGCCGCGGGCCACGCTGTGCGGGCCGCGCCACTCGTGCCCGGCGCCGTCGGCTGTTGCCGAACCCCGGCGGTTTTGCGAGACTCGACCCCATTGAGAGAGCCACTCTCACTTGTGCAGTCTCTTCGAGGAGGGCCCATGTTGCGGGTTGTCCAGTGGGCCACCGGCGGGGTCGGCAAGGCCGCGATCCAGGCGGTGCGGTCGCATCCCGACCTCGAGTTGGTGGGGTGCTACGTGCACTCGGAAGCCAAGCGGGGCAAGGACGTCGGTGACATTCTCGGGTCGGAGAAGCTGGGTGTGACCGCGACCGACGATGTCGAGGAGATTCTCGCGCTGCCCGCGGACGCGGTGGTGTACGCGCCGCTGATCCCGAATTCCGGTGAGGTGGAACGCATTCTGCGGTCGGGTAAGAATGTGGTCACCCCGGTCGGCTGGTTCTATCCGGGCGAGCGCGATGCCGCCGTGGCGCGCGCCTGCCTCGACGGCGGCGTCACCCTGCACGGCATCGGCATAAACCCCGGCGGGACAACCGATGTGCATCCGCTGGTGCTCTCGGCGATGACCTCGGCGGTCACCTTCGTGCGCACCGAGGAATTCTCCGATATGCGGACCTACGACGCGCCCGACGTGCTGCGCTGGGTGATGGGATTCGGCGGCACTCCCGAACAGGCCCGCAAGTCCCCGATGCTCGGCATGCTGACCGGCGGTTTCACGCAATCCGCGCGAATGTGCTTGGACACATTGGGTTTCGCCGACGCCCGGATGCACACCACGCACGACATCGCGGTCGCGACCGCGCCGATCGAGTCGCCGATGGGGATCATCGAGCCGGGGCAGGTGGCCGGCCAGCGCTTCGTGTGGGACGCGGTGGTGGGCGAGCGGCCCGTGGTCCGCATCGCGGTCAATTGGCTGATGGGAGAACAGCATCTGGCACCGGCGTGGGAATTCGGGCCCGAGGGGGAACGCTACGAGATCGAGATCAAGGGCGATCCCGACACCTTCGTGGTCATCCGGGGCTGGCAACCGGCGACCATCGCGGAGGGACTGAAACGCAATCCCGGCATCGTGGCGACCGCGAACCACTGCGTCAATTCCGTGCCGTACGTGTGCGCGGCCGCGCCCGGCATCAAATCCGCCGTCGACCTGCCGGTCGTCGCCGGGCGCGCGCATCCGGATCTGGGGGCCGCGGGTGGCTGAGTCGCTGCGGGATCGGCAGAAGGCGCTGGTCCGCCGAGAGATCCAGCGAGCCGCGCTGCGGCTGTTCGCCGAGCGCGGGTTCGACGCGGTCACGACCGAGGAGATCGCGGCCGCGGCGGGCATCGGCCACAGCACCTACTTCCGCTACGTGGCCGCCAAGGAGGATCTGCTGCTCGGCACGCTGCGCAGGGCAGGTGCGGCCATTGTCGAGAACCTGCGGGCACGGCCCGGCGACGAGTCGGCCGAAACCGCCCTCTGCCGGGCGAGCCTGCGGTGGAGCCGTGCCTTCCGCGCCGACGAGGAGGCACTCGGCAACTGGCGCACCGCGATTCGGGCGGCGCCGCACGTGCTCGACCGGGTCGCCCTGATCGGTCCGGACGACCGGGCGCGGCTGGTCGAACTGCTGGCCGACCGGATGGGTGCGCGGGCCGACGACGACATTCGGCCCGGCCTGCTCGTCCACACGGTGATGGCGGCCGCCGAGTTCGCCTTCCTGCGCTGGCTGGCATGCGACGATCCGAACGGTCCCACGCTGCATCAGCTCACCGAGCAAGCCTTCGAGGGCACGCGCGCTCAATGCTGGAGGTAGCCGACGCCGTGTGGTCTGGCCCGGACCGTGGAGCCGAAGCCCTACCCAAAGTAGAACGTGTTCCTATAACGTCGGGCGTGTGCAGAAAGAACAACGCCCCGCCGTGGCCGACTGGTTCACTGTGGACGACGGCACGGTGCGTCTGAAGGGAAGCCGCTGTAGCGCCTGCGGTACGCCGTACTTCCCGCGCAACACGCTGGCCTGCCGCAATCCGCAGTGCGCCGCCCCGAAGGACGGCTCCGAACTGGCCGAGTACCTGTTTTCCACGCGCG from Nocardia wallacei carries:
- a CDS encoding TetR family transcriptional regulator, whose translation is MAESLRDRQKALVRREIQRAALRLFAERGFDAVTTEEIAAAAGIGHSTYFRYVAAKEDLLLGTLRRAGAAIVENLRARPGDESAETALCRASLRWSRAFRADEEALGNWRTAIRAAPHVLDRVALIGPDDRARLVELLADRMGARADDDIRPGLLVHTVMAAAEFAFLRWLACDDPNGPTLHQLTEQAFEGTRAQCWR
- a CDS encoding dihydrodipicolinate reductase; protein product: MLRVVQWATGGVGKAAIQAVRSHPDLELVGCYVHSEAKRGKDVGDILGSEKLGVTATDDVEEILALPADAVVYAPLIPNSGEVERILRSGKNVVTPVGWFYPGERDAAVARACLDGGVTLHGIGINPGGTTDVHPLVLSAMTSAVTFVRTEEFSDMRTYDAPDVLRWVMGFGGTPEQARKSPMLGMLTGGFTQSARMCLDTLGFADARMHTTHDIAVATAPIESPMGIIEPGQVAGQRFVWDAVVGERPVVRIAVNWLMGEQHLAPAWEFGPEGERYEIEIKGDPDTFVVIRGWQPATIAEGLKRNPGIVATANHCVNSVPYVCAAAPGIKSAVDLPVVAGRAHPDLGAAGG
- a CDS encoding glycine zipper domain-containing protein, whose product is MLRYTLVKASCVVSVVAAPLVGAAVFAGGAAADTGRAAGPVAGIPLQSEDVATNPDAMIPDPVLNGASAGGSIGSAVGSAVGLATGSVTGSAGSLIGTVIGALVGATNPGVVPQVLP
- a CDS encoding MarR family winged helix-turn-helix transcriptional regulator, which gives rise to MAETTEFDPARLAAVISPLRRILLSTTRAVAHLPDIPDAQIEIVRALPRGVVRSPGELAELLGLGRSTVSNLLTVMADRDLVTRRSSAHDQRRVEVAATERALALFERFDAASATLLDSAATELAPAERARLAAALPVLEQLRDILDARRRSGGKHLAQSREEAR
- a CDS encoding fucose isomerase; amino-acid sequence: MTEYRIPTLAAEPVAPPQTAYLVASGDLRPSANLAGWPTQQLLEKSLHDAFTGLGWTLVRAHEVDAVKGHGFIDSQSYGIEVFRSVPKDAPVVVAEAVWQYSHHVLAGLRAHRGPVLTVANFDGTWPGLVGLLGLNAGLTKMGRAYSTLWSAEFTDEFFLGGIRSWVETGTITHDDSHVRPLPPLPAGPARDLGVALADQLRTEQAVIGVFDEGCMGMYNAIIDDELLNPLGVYKERLSQSALYAEMLRVPDAEAAAVRRWLDDAGLRFEFGADEATELTEHQVHEQLKMYIAALRIADDFGCAAIGIQYQQGLKDLTPASDLAEGLLNNVVRPPVRSRDGSRELYAGAPLPHFNEADEGVAVDALVTNRIWTAMNLDPATTLHDVRWGDTYIVDGREQFVWVYEISGSVPASHLDGGYAGATSLRQGPVFFPAGGGTLSGVSKPGEIVWSRLYIAGAALHLDIGRATVVSLPAEETARRRAATNPEWPIAHVVLHGITRDQFMARHKANHVQIAYAPDAATADDALLAKAAMFDRLGVEVHLCGDTAL